Proteins found in one Cobetia sp. L2A1 genomic segment:
- a CDS encoding dicarboxylate/amino acid:cation symporter, with product MSDPSRPNLWRRLPLWQKILGGLALGVLAGALMGKDASVFKPLGDIFINAIKMLIVPLVFSTLIVGITSMRDPQKMGRIGGKTIALYLLTTAFAIAIGMLASAIFQPGAGFEFSFDKAMDTKEAPSLVQILVDLVPSNPIDALANGNIMQIIVFAIGIGVSLIMIGDKGEPVVRVFDSFAEVMYKLTEFVMAFAPFGVFGLMAHVSGSYGMDVLLPLAKVIAVAYFASILHVLVVYSGLLAILGKLNPMRYLRGIVDALVVAFSSASSSGTLPISIRCAQKNLGVSEGVSGFVLPVGATINMDGTAIYQGVVALFIAQMTGIELSAMDYGMIVLTGTLASIGTAGVPGAGLIMLSIVLSQVGLPLEAIAVIAGIDRILDMARTTVNVAGDLMVTTLVGKSENELDLEIYNAPHKQ from the coding sequence ATGAGTGACCCTTCCCGCCCCAATCTATGGCGTCGTTTGCCGTTATGGCAGAAAATTCTTGGTGGTCTCGCACTCGGTGTTCTGGCCGGTGCCCTGATGGGCAAGGATGCCAGCGTCTTCAAGCCGTTGGGCGACATCTTCATCAATGCCATCAAGATGCTGATCGTACCGCTGGTATTCAGCACATTGATCGTCGGTATCACGTCAATGCGCGATCCGCAGAAGATGGGCCGTATCGGTGGCAAGACGATTGCGCTTTACCTGCTGACCACAGCCTTCGCCATTGCCATCGGCATGCTGGCATCGGCTATCTTCCAGCCGGGCGCCGGCTTCGAGTTCAGCTTCGACAAGGCGATGGATACCAAGGAAGCTCCGTCGCTGGTGCAGATTCTGGTCGACCTCGTTCCCAGCAATCCGATTGATGCGCTGGCCAACGGCAACATCATGCAGATCATCGTCTTTGCCATCGGTATTGGCGTCTCGCTGATCATGATCGGTGACAAGGGCGAGCCGGTCGTGCGCGTTTTCGATAGCTTTGCAGAAGTCATGTACAAGCTGACCGAGTTCGTGATGGCCTTCGCGCCGTTCGGTGTCTTCGGTCTGATGGCGCATGTCTCGGGTAGCTACGGCATGGACGTATTGTTGCCATTGGCCAAGGTCATCGCGGTGGCCTACTTCGCCAGTATCCTGCACGTATTGGTGGTGTATTCAGGACTGTTGGCGATATTGGGCAAACTCAATCCGATGCGCTATCTGCGGGGCATCGTCGATGCGCTCGTGGTCGCATTCTCATCGGCATCAAGCTCAGGCACGCTACCGATCTCCATTCGCTGTGCGCAGAAGAACCTTGGGGTCTCTGAAGGGGTATCAGGCTTCGTATTGCCTGTCGGCGCCACCATCAACATGGACGGCACCGCTATCTATCAGGGTGTCGTGGCACTGTTCATTGCACAGATGACGGGTATCGAGCTCTCGGCGATGGATTACGGCATGATCGTATTGACAGGCACATTGGCCTCCATCGGTACGGCAGGTGTACCAGGTGCGGGTCTGATCATGCTGTCCATCGTACTCAGCCAGGTCGGCCTCCCGCTGGAAGCCATTGCCGTGATTGCAGGTATCGATCGTATTCTCGACATGGCGCGCACTACCGTGAATGTCGCGGGCGATCTGATGGTCACCACCCTGGTCGGCAAGTCGGAGAACGAGCTAGACCTCGAGATCTACAACGCGCCGCACAAACAGTAA
- the smrA gene encoding DNA endonuclease SmrA, translated as MSRFSPVITSASREVSSGEVDDLFSREMFGVTPLTRGTDRADIVVESKGPSAAQLARREDAQKSLGNELDGLSDSYVEHLSPHDIIEYRRDGIQVGVMERLRHGGYPPETQLNLIRRPLIECRREVQRFVSDAWESELRSLLVIHGRGRDGESHAALIRAYLVHWLEQIPEVQAWCSATPRHGGLGATLVMLRKSRSARDTNRERHQKRRG; from the coding sequence ATGTCTCGTTTTTCCCCAGTGATAACGTCTGCGTCGCGCGAGGTCAGCAGCGGCGAGGTAGATGATCTCTTCAGCCGTGAGATGTTCGGTGTCACCCCTCTGACGCGAGGTACTGATCGGGCCGATATTGTGGTTGAGTCCAAGGGGCCCAGTGCTGCGCAGCTTGCACGCCGTGAGGACGCTCAGAAATCGCTCGGCAATGAACTCGATGGACTGTCTGATAGCTACGTGGAGCATCTGTCGCCCCATGACATCATCGAGTATCGTCGTGATGGCATTCAGGTTGGGGTAATGGAGCGTCTGCGTCATGGGGGCTATCCACCAGAGACGCAGCTCAATCTGATACGTAGGCCTTTGATCGAGTGCCGGCGGGAGGTACAGCGCTTTGTCAGTGATGCGTGGGAAAGCGAATTGCGCTCGTTACTGGTCATTCATGGCAGAGGGCGCGATGGCGAGTCTCACGCAGCCCTCATTCGTGCCTACCTGGTGCACTGGCTGGAGCAGATTCCCGAAGTACAGGCATGGTGCAGTGCTACGCCGCGCCATGGTGGATTAGGTGCCACACTCGTCATGCTGCGTAAATCGCGTTCAGCACGCGACACCAATCGTGAGCGGCACCAAAAACGACGCGGCTAG
- a CDS encoding thiamine pyrophosphate-dependent dehydrogenase E1 component subunit alpha, with protein sequence MTGDELTIPIFKRLRQDGTLYREGDDVSLERVKALKIYHTMLFTRVLDERMLAAQRQGRLSFYMQCTGEEATVIGSAAALEDDDMIMAQYREQGALAWRGFSCDEFMNQMFGNELDYGKGRQMPIHYGSRDLHYMTISSPLATQIPQATGYAYGQKLAGKGRCTITIFGEGAASEGDFHAALNMASVHRVPCIFLCRNNGYAISTPSSEQFAADGIAPRAFGYHMQCIRVDGNDVIAVYEATCAARKITVETNQPVLIEAMTYRLAAHSSSDDPSGYRSKEEEAIWRDKDPILRMRHWLEAQGWWSEEDEKATGDQLRREVLESMKRAEKLAPPPLESLISDVYDTPPPLLQQQLEDLKQHIRKYPHAYPKGASSMGFSAQEIEQSRKAHEQWQPGGEQS encoded by the coding sequence ATGACCGGAGATGAGCTGACCATCCCCATCTTCAAGCGCTTGCGTCAGGACGGTACTCTCTATCGGGAGGGTGATGACGTCAGTCTTGAGCGGGTTAAGGCGCTCAAGATCTATCACACCATGTTGTTCACCCGTGTGCTGGACGAGCGCATGTTGGCGGCCCAACGTCAGGGGCGCTTGAGCTTCTATATGCAGTGTACCGGCGAAGAGGCCACTGTCATTGGCAGTGCCGCGGCGCTGGAAGACGATGACATGATCATGGCGCAGTATCGCGAACAAGGCGCATTGGCCTGGCGCGGTTTCAGCTGTGATGAGTTCATGAATCAGATGTTTGGTAATGAGCTTGATTATGGCAAGGGCCGCCAGATGCCGATCCATTATGGCTCGCGTGATCTTCACTACATGACCATCTCTTCGCCCTTGGCGACACAGATTCCCCAAGCGACCGGGTATGCCTACGGCCAGAAACTGGCCGGTAAAGGTCGTTGCACGATTACCATTTTCGGTGAGGGCGCCGCCTCTGAAGGTGACTTCCATGCTGCGCTCAACATGGCCTCTGTGCATCGTGTGCCGTGTATCTTCCTATGTCGCAATAATGGCTATGCCATCTCAACTCCGTCCAGTGAACAGTTCGCTGCTGACGGAATTGCGCCGCGCGCGTTCGGGTATCACATGCAGTGCATTCGTGTAGACGGCAATGATGTGATCGCTGTTTATGAGGCAACGTGCGCGGCACGCAAGATCACCGTCGAGACCAACCAGCCTGTGCTGATTGAGGCAATGACCTATCGCCTGGCGGCACACTCGTCCTCTGATGACCCGTCTGGTTATCGCAGCAAGGAAGAGGAGGCTATCTGGCGTGACAAGGATCCCATTCTGCGAATGCGGCACTGGCTTGAAGCTCAAGGCTGGTGGAGCGAGGAAGACGAAAAGGCAACCGGTGATCAGTTGCGTCGTGAAGTACTCGAGTCGATGAAGCGTGCCGAGAAACTGGCACCTCCGCCGTTGGAGTCCTTGATTTCCGATGTCTACGACACTCCACCGCCGTTACTCCAGCAACAGCTGGAAGACCTCAAGCAGCATATACGCAAATATCCTCATGCCTATCCCAAGGGCGCCAGCAGCATGGGATTCAGTGCCCAGGAGATTGAACAGAGTCGCAAGGCCCATGAGCAGTGGCAGCCAGGAGGCGAGCAGTCATGA
- a CDS encoding BCCT family transporter, whose protein sequence is MRSTPAADGGDSPPRTGLFAKVNPPVFFGANAIILLLVIFTAVFSDTAVSVFESVQHWITNTVSWFYILCVAIVLISVVYVGFSRHGEIRLGPDHSLPDYKNVTWFAMLFSAGMGIGLMFFGVAEPVMHFLNPPTGTPEQVETAREAMKLTFFHWGLHAWSIYAIVALILAYFSYRHELPLTLRSALYPLIGDRIYGPIGHAVDIFAIVGTVCGVATTLGYGVAQVNSGLSHLTGLPNNDLTQVAIIVIITGLATISVVTGLDKGIRILSELNLGLAVVLMLFVLLLGPTAFLLKAFVQNTGFYMADIVGKTFELYAYEPNDWIGGWTLLYWGWWMSWSPFVGMFIARVSRGRTIREFVIGVLFVPAGFTLLWMTIFGNTAISMILDHGVTALVDTVNDNYSLALFTFLEQLPLSSITSVIALVMVIVFFVTSADSGSMVVDMLASGGREDTPTWQRIYWAFAVGLLAIVLLLAGGLSALQTATIATALPFGVILLASIFGLLRQLNQESVKRRSLSVNTAAATPMGEKGNWRKRAQHLMSFPTRTMVRGFVRGTVAEGMQELAEELRGQGLEVEVTVSRDRVYFKARHGEEYDFIYGVRIRSHLRPDLGLDQEDEGDEEDYCRAEVFLKEGGQSYDLMGYTRDQVINDLLEQYERHMHYLHQLRLSQATN, encoded by the coding sequence ATGCGTTCTACCCCTGCTGCGGATGGTGGAGATTCACCGCCCCGTACTGGTTTGTTTGCCAAGGTTAACCCACCGGTTTTCTTCGGCGCCAATGCGATCATTCTGCTGTTGGTGATCTTCACAGCGGTCTTTTCTGATACGGCAGTCTCCGTATTTGAATCCGTACAGCACTGGATTACCAATACGGTCAGCTGGTTCTACATACTGTGTGTGGCCATTGTGCTGATTTCTGTCGTCTATGTCGGATTCTCGCGTCACGGTGAGATACGCTTGGGCCCGGATCATTCTCTACCTGACTACAAGAACGTGACCTGGTTCGCGATGCTGTTCTCGGCAGGCATGGGAATTGGTCTGATGTTCTTCGGCGTCGCCGAGCCCGTCATGCACTTCCTGAATCCGCCAACGGGCACTCCTGAACAGGTGGAGACTGCACGCGAAGCGATGAAGCTGACCTTCTTCCATTGGGGTCTGCATGCCTGGTCCATCTATGCCATCGTGGCGCTGATTCTGGCGTACTTCAGCTATCGTCATGAGTTGCCGCTGACCTTGCGTAGTGCGCTATATCCGCTGATCGGTGACCGCATCTATGGCCCGATCGGACATGCGGTCGACATCTTCGCCATCGTGGGGACTGTCTGTGGTGTTGCCACCACGCTGGGCTATGGTGTCGCGCAGGTCAATTCCGGACTCTCGCATCTGACAGGACTGCCTAACAACGATCTTACTCAGGTCGCGATCATCGTCATCATCACTGGTCTTGCGACCATTTCAGTGGTGACTGGGCTCGACAAGGGCATTCGCATCCTGTCCGAGCTGAATCTTGGGCTGGCGGTAGTGCTGATGTTGTTCGTGTTGCTGCTGGGGCCGACAGCATTCCTGCTCAAGGCATTTGTCCAGAATACTGGCTTCTATATGGCCGATATCGTCGGCAAGACGTTTGAGCTTTACGCTTATGAACCCAATGACTGGATCGGAGGCTGGACACTACTTTACTGGGGCTGGTGGATGTCCTGGTCGCCGTTCGTGGGGATGTTCATCGCACGGGTGTCTCGTGGGCGTACCATTCGTGAATTCGTGATCGGCGTATTGTTTGTCCCTGCAGGGTTTACGCTGCTATGGATGACTATCTTCGGTAACACTGCCATTTCGATGATTCTCGATCATGGCGTCACTGCACTAGTGGATACGGTCAACGACAACTATTCGTTGGCGCTATTTACCTTCCTGGAGCAGCTACCCTTATCGTCGATTACGTCCGTGATCGCGTTGGTGATGGTTATTGTATTCTTCGTCACCTCAGCAGATTCAGGCTCGATGGTCGTTGATATGTTGGCCTCGGGTGGACGCGAAGATACACCGACCTGGCAGCGCATTTACTGGGCCTTTGCGGTGGGTTTGCTGGCGATCGTATTGCTGTTGGCGGGTGGGCTGAGTGCGCTTCAGACAGCGACCATTGCAACAGCGTTACCCTTTGGCGTGATTCTGCTGGCATCCATCTTTGGGCTGCTGCGTCAGCTTAATCAGGAGTCGGTCAAGCGTCGTTCGCTGTCGGTGAATACTGCTGCGGCCACGCCGATGGGTGAGAAGGGGAACTGGCGCAAGCGCGCTCAACACCTGATGAGTTTCCCGACGCGTACGATGGTCCGTGGCTTTGTACGTGGCACCGTCGCTGAGGGGATGCAGGAGTTGGCTGAAGAGTTGCGTGGCCAAGGGCTTGAGGTTGAGGTGACGGTCAGTCGTGATCGTGTCTACTTCAAGGCTCGTCACGGTGAAGAATATGATTTCATCTATGGAGTGCGGATTCGTTCTCACCTGCGTCCCGACCTCGGGCTGGACCAGGAAGATGAAGGCGATGAGGAGGATTATTGCCGTGCAGAGGTCTTCCTCAAGGAAGGCGGCCAGTCCTACGATCTGATGGGATATACCAGAGATCAGGTCATCAACGACTTGCTCGAGCAGTACGAGCGGCACATGCATTACCTGCATCAGCTGCGTCTGAGCCAAGCGACCAATTAA
- a CDS encoding dihydrolipoyllysine-residue acetyltransferase → MNDFILPDIGEGIVECELVKWLIKEGDRIAEDQPVAEVMTDKALVEIPAPHGGIVVRLYYREGEIARVHSPLFAVDDGAGENDSEHQNETDNGADHEDDTVVMTGQQQARETDTVTSVSTVPARLQTSAVERRSRDFILPDIGEGIVECEVVNWHVAEGDTVEEDQTIVDVMTDKALVEITASEPGRIVRFHYAQGENARVHTPLYAYVSTADEQDVTEQDSPTSDVSTLNMIEQNTGHGAGASTSTARGVRIPATPAVRRLLREHALEIAAIAGSGRNGRVLKEDVLAFLDRQRIAQSADTRDTSCSSDHPGKRLASVPEATHSSSRLTSKVVPLKGVAAVMARRMVEASTQIPHFHYGDELDITDLLLLRARLKPRAEKEGVRLTLMPFIMKAMALAVIAEPVLNSRLSEDGESIQYLDSCNIGMAVDGAAGLMVPNIKGVERLSILEIAREVGRLTESARSGRVAQADLKGGTLSISNIGALGGTYAAPIINQPEVAIVALGRTQRLPRFDAEGHVCARDIMTITWAGDHRLIDGGTIARFSNLWKHYLEHPDEMLLSLA, encoded by the coding sequence ATGAATGATTTCATCCTGCCCGATATCGGCGAAGGTATTGTCGAGTGCGAGTTGGTCAAGTGGTTAATCAAGGAAGGTGATCGTATAGCAGAAGATCAGCCGGTTGCTGAAGTCATGACAGACAAGGCATTGGTGGAAATACCGGCACCACATGGCGGTATCGTGGTTCGCCTTTATTATCGGGAAGGCGAGATTGCACGCGTGCATTCACCGCTGTTTGCGGTGGATGATGGCGCTGGAGAGAACGACAGTGAACATCAGAATGAAACCGATAACGGTGCTGATCACGAGGATGACACCGTTGTGATGACGGGACAGCAACAGGCCCGAGAGACAGACACTGTCACTAGTGTGTCTACTGTTCCAGCCCGGCTTCAGACATCTGCTGTCGAGCGCCGCTCACGGGACTTCATCCTACCGGATATCGGTGAGGGCATCGTTGAGTGCGAAGTGGTGAACTGGCATGTCGCAGAAGGTGATACGGTGGAAGAAGATCAAACCATTGTCGATGTCATGACCGACAAGGCGTTGGTGGAAATCACTGCTTCTGAGCCAGGGCGAATCGTGCGCTTTCATTATGCTCAGGGCGAAAATGCACGAGTGCATACCCCGCTATATGCCTATGTCTCGACAGCTGATGAGCAAGATGTCACTGAGCAGGACAGCCCAACAAGCGACGTGTCTACCCTCAACATGATTGAGCAGAATACAGGCCATGGGGCAGGTGCTAGCACTAGCACGGCGCGTGGTGTTCGTATACCTGCTACTCCTGCGGTACGTCGTCTTCTGCGTGAACATGCGCTGGAGATAGCGGCCATTGCAGGTTCAGGGCGTAACGGACGTGTCCTCAAGGAAGACGTGTTGGCATTCCTCGATAGGCAGCGCATTGCGCAGTCGGCTGATACCCGGGATACGTCATGTTCGAGTGATCATCCTGGTAAACGGCTGGCGTCGGTACCTGAGGCCACCCACTCGTCGTCACGCTTGACATCGAAAGTGGTTCCGCTGAAGGGTGTCGCTGCCGTGATGGCACGGCGTATGGTTGAGGCCAGTACTCAAATCCCGCACTTCCACTACGGCGATGAGCTGGATATCACCGACCTGCTACTGCTGAGGGCACGCCTGAAACCTCGGGCGGAGAAAGAAGGTGTCCGTCTGACACTGATGCCTTTCATCATGAAGGCGATGGCATTGGCTGTGATCGCAGAGCCTGTGCTCAATTCACGGCTCAGTGAGGATGGTGAGTCCATCCAGTATCTGGATTCCTGCAATATCGGCATGGCTGTCGATGGTGCCGCGGGACTGATGGTGCCTAACATCAAGGGCGTCGAGCGGTTGAGTATTCTCGAGATTGCGCGTGAGGTAGGGCGCTTGACCGAATCAGCGCGTAGTGGACGCGTGGCTCAGGCAGATTTGAAAGGAGGCACTTTATCGATTTCCAACATCGGCGCGCTGGGCGGTACCTATGCGGCACCCATCATCAACCAGCCTGAGGTGGCGATTGTGGCGCTGGGTCGCACGCAGCGTCTACCGCGTTTCGATGCCGAGGGTCATGTGTGTGCCCGCGACATCATGACCATCACCTGGGCGGGCGACCATCGCCTCATTGATGGCGGCACCATCGCGCGCTTCAGTAACCTGTGGAAGCATTATCTTGAGCATCCTGATGAGATGTTGCTGTCACTGGCGTGA
- a CDS encoding AMP-binding protein: MHNASQDLGDGSPPTAPPTQNARRETEITERQSCLRSADEIDFTGLDSLMDMFEIACHEHAERPAFTCMDRTMRFAELEETSRQLADWFQHETDLKPGDRVAIQLPNTLMFPVVAFAVIRAGLVLVNTNPLYTEREMEHQFNDSGARALVVLANMADKVERVRARTQLEYVLVCELGDMHPPVKRVLINAVVKHVKKLVPSYHLPNAISLRKAISSGKAARWERPTLALDDVAVLQYTGGTTGVAKGAMLTHRNLLANMLQGRMALTQGLVAGQETLVAPLPLYHIYAFTIHLACMLAEGNHSLLIPNPRDIPGFVKTLKSSEFTMFVGLNTLFVALCNNPAFQALDFSKLKITTSGGVALTRKAAEEWKRVTGSDISEGYGMTETSPIVSFNPLDAIQLGTIGRPMPSTEVRLYDDEGGLVAMGERGELCVKGPQVMKGYWQREQATRESYTADGFLRTGDIAVFQDDGYMRIVDRKKDMIIVSGFNVYPNEVEDVIVRHPEVLETAAVSVTDERSGEAIKLYVVLKDGSQLDAETLRDWSRKELASYKVPRHVVFIDELPKTNVGKVLRRELRDSPPEAVEH, encoded by the coding sequence ATGCATAACGCCAGCCAAGATCTTGGTGATGGTTCACCTCCCACAGCCCCCCCGACACAGAATGCGCGTCGCGAGACCGAGATCACCGAGAGACAGTCCTGCTTGCGGTCAGCGGATGAGATCGACTTCACTGGCCTTGATTCGTTGATGGACATGTTCGAAATTGCCTGTCATGAGCATGCCGAGCGTCCGGCCTTTACCTGCATGGATCGCACCATGCGGTTTGCTGAACTGGAGGAAACCAGTCGCCAGCTGGCGGACTGGTTCCAGCATGAGACGGACCTGAAGCCTGGCGATCGTGTTGCGATACAGCTGCCCAATACGTTGATGTTTCCGGTCGTCGCCTTCGCCGTGATTCGTGCTGGGCTGGTGCTGGTCAATACCAATCCACTGTATACCGAGCGCGAGATGGAGCATCAATTCAATGACTCCGGCGCTCGTGCCCTTGTGGTACTGGCCAACATGGCTGATAAGGTCGAGCGCGTACGTGCCCGGACTCAACTGGAATACGTACTGGTCTGTGAGCTAGGTGATATGCATCCGCCGGTGAAGCGTGTGTTGATCAACGCGGTGGTCAAGCACGTCAAGAAGCTCGTGCCCAGCTATCATTTGCCGAATGCGATTTCGCTACGCAAGGCGATTTCCTCAGGCAAGGCTGCGCGTTGGGAGCGTCCGACGCTGGCACTTGATGATGTCGCAGTTCTGCAATATACCGGCGGCACGACGGGTGTTGCGAAGGGGGCGATGCTGACACATCGCAACTTGCTGGCCAATATGCTGCAAGGGCGCATGGCGCTCACCCAGGGGCTAGTGGCGGGACAGGAGACATTGGTTGCGCCACTACCGCTTTATCATATATATGCCTTCACCATTCATTTGGCCTGCATGCTGGCCGAGGGCAATCACTCGTTATTGATTCCTAACCCGCGCGATATTCCTGGTTTCGTCAAGACGCTCAAGAGTTCGGAGTTCACGATGTTCGTCGGGCTCAATACGTTGTTTGTGGCGCTTTGCAATAATCCTGCATTCCAAGCGCTGGACTTCTCGAAGCTCAAGATCACCACCTCTGGTGGTGTCGCGCTGACGCGAAAGGCGGCAGAGGAATGGAAGCGTGTGACGGGCAGTGATATCTCCGAAGGCTACGGCATGACGGAGACATCTCCTATCGTGTCGTTCAATCCACTGGATGCCATCCAGCTCGGCACCATCGGTCGGCCAATGCCGTCTACCGAAGTACGCCTCTATGATGATGAAGGGGGATTGGTGGCGATGGGGGAGCGTGGCGAGCTATGCGTGAAGGGGCCACAGGTGATGAAAGGTTACTGGCAGCGGGAGCAGGCTACCCGGGAGAGCTATACCGCCGATGGCTTTCTGCGCACCGGTGATATCGCGGTCTTCCAGGATGATGGTTATATGCGCATTGTTGATCGCAAGAAAGACATGATCATTGTCTCTGGCTTCAATGTGTACCCCAACGAAGTTGAGGACGTCATCGTGCGCCACCCCGAGGTGCTGGAGACAGCTGCCGTTTCCGTTACCGATGAACGAAGTGGTGAGGCCATCAAGCTGTATGTGGTGCTCAAGGATGGCAGCCAACTTGATGCCGAGACACTGCGCGATTGGTCGCGCAAGGAGTTGGCGAGTTACAAGGTACCGCGGCATGTCGTATTCATAGATGAACTCCCCAAGACCAATGTCGGCAAGGTACTGAGACGTGAGTTGCGTGATTCTCCTCCCGAAGCAGTCGAGCATTAA
- a CDS encoding alpha-ketoacid dehydrogenase subunit beta encodes MNMLQAINNALDIAMAANPQVVLFGEDVGVFGGVFRATSHLQDKYGRDRCFNTPLTEQGIIGFANGLAAQGSTPVAEIQFADYIFPAFDQIVNEAAKFRYRSGDLFNVGGLTIRTPYGGGIAGGLYHSQSPEAYFAHTPGLKIVIPRNPHQAKGLLLAAIRDPNPVLFMEPKRLYRASVGEVPEADYELPLGVAEVLSEGSDITLLGWGAQMEIIEKAAAMAEREGIDCEVIDLRSILPWDIETVCKSVLKTGRLVVSHEAPLTGGFASEIAATVQERCFLYLEAPIRRVTGLDTPFPLVLEKEHLPDELKIYEAIKQSLSY; translated from the coding sequence ATGAACATGTTGCAGGCGATCAATAATGCGCTGGATATCGCCATGGCCGCCAATCCCCAGGTCGTGCTGTTTGGTGAGGATGTTGGTGTGTTCGGCGGTGTGTTCCGTGCCACCAGTCACTTGCAGGACAAATACGGCCGTGATCGCTGCTTCAATACTCCGCTGACAGAGCAAGGCATCATCGGCTTTGCCAATGGCTTGGCAGCACAGGGCTCCACCCCGGTCGCAGAGATCCAATTTGCCGATTACATCTTTCCAGCGTTCGACCAGATCGTGAACGAAGCGGCCAAGTTCCGATACCGTTCTGGTGATCTGTTCAACGTCGGCGGACTGACGATTCGCACGCCCTACGGCGGTGGTATTGCAGGCGGGCTCTATCATTCCCAATCACCGGAAGCCTACTTCGCCCACACGCCCGGTCTCAAGATCGTGATTCCGCGTAATCCGCATCAGGCCAAAGGGTTATTGCTGGCGGCAATTCGTGACCCCAACCCGGTGTTGTTCATGGAGCCCAAGCGACTGTATCGCGCTTCGGTAGGTGAAGTGCCGGAGGCAGACTATGAGCTACCGCTAGGTGTCGCGGAGGTGCTCAGTGAGGGCAGTGACATCACCCTGCTAGGCTGGGGAGCGCAGATGGAGATAATCGAGAAGGCCGCTGCCATGGCGGAACGCGAGGGCATTGACTGCGAAGTCATTGATCTGCGCAGCATCCTGCCTTGGGACATTGAAACCGTGTGTAAATCGGTGCTCAAGACCGGCCGGCTGGTAGTCAGTCATGAGGCGCCATTGACAGGTGGATTTGCCAGCGAAATCGCCGCCACGGTTCAAGAGCGCTGCTTTCTGTATCTGGAAGCTCCGATACGACGCGTTACTGGCCTCGATACACCTTTCCCGCTTGTACTCGAAAAAGAACACCTGCCGGATGAACTGAAGATTTACGAGGCCATCAAGCAAAGCCTGAGCTACTGA